The genomic window AAGAAACACACTGTTTGGTAATCAAACGGGCATCAAACTTTGGGAGAAAAACCCGGGGCTTGGAGGGGGACTTCTTGCTGTTGAGAATACCATCATTTCATCTACCGCAGGAATAGTGCTGGATATTGATGATATCTCCATCTGTAATCTTGTTTATACCTTATGTGATAGCGAACTTCTGGAAGGCGCCGGAAACCTCTTAGATGATCCAAAATTTCAATCAGCGACTTCATTTAACTTTCAACTTCAACCCGATTCACCCTGTATTGATGCAGGAAACCCCGGCAGCCAGGCTGACTCCGATGGAACTGTAGCCGATATGGGGGCTTTTTTCTTTAACCAGGGAAGCTTTAACATTGTTTTCAACGAGATCAACTACAAGTCTTCGTCGGAATTTGATACCGGAGACTGGATTGAGTTGTACAATCCGGATTCCATACCTGCCAACATTTCGGGATGGGAATTCAAGGATGAAGATGACAATCATGTTTTCAACATCCCTTATGGAACTGTGATCCAGCCGGGAGGTTATCTGGTACTTTGCAACAATTCGCAATTGTTTGAACAAAAGCACCCAGACCTTGACTGTTTTATTGGAGATTTTGAATTTGGACTCAGCACCAATGGGGAGCTACTCAGGCTTTTCAATAATACCGGAGAACTGATTGATCAGGTGAACTATGGCGCCGAATTGCCATGGCCCGAAGAGCCCAATGGACAGGGGCCAACCCTCGAACTGAAAAACCCGTTCCTGGATAATTCGCTGCCTGAAAGCTGGTGTGCCTCATCCAGCTATGGTACACCGGGTGAGGTGAACAGTTGCACTGTTTACACTGTCGTTAATAATGACCTTTTCCCAATCACAACAGCGGTCTTTCCTAATCCGGCAACTGGAAGAACTAATGTTAAAGTCAATCACCTTAAAGAAGGAGAATTAACCATCCAGGTTTTCAATTCAAAAGCCGAACAAATATTGAATACAAGAACAATGTTGCACGGAACCGGTGAATCCATGATTGAGATCAAATTACCTTCTGAAGCAGGTATTTATTTGGTTCGTTATGCTTTTATCGGTGCAGCAGACAATTACACCGGGTCAGTTAAACTGCTCGTTTACTGATCGATCAGGTAAAATTGACTCAACTTCTTCCGAACAATCAAAACTTGATTTTGATCCCTGTTTTGGATTTCTTTTCCAGGATATCTGCAACATTTCCCCTGTATTTTACCGTATGCCCATCATGAAGCAAGGTTGCGTTCTTTACGGAAACACTTTTTGCAGAGCGTGGAAGGTTGATTTCATAAGTATAATTGATGAAGGATGGTAAGATTTCCTGACCTTCTTCCTCAAGTAGCATTTCTAATAAAGGTGTCATGTTCATTTTCCTGAATGATTTTGCTTTCACTTTGTAAACAGCAGGTTTGAAAAGCGTCTTTTGAAGCCCTGCAGCAGCATACAAAGCCCGGTTTAGTTGGCGCTGGTTATCGAAATCAAATGACAGTCGGACGCTTTCGTTCTTCTTATCTCTCATAACTTTTACGTTATGGATTCCGTCGCTGACTGAAAGTAATCCTGCATACCCTTCAGCCACATCTTCAACATCATCAAGCACATCCACTTCACCACCAAATTTAATGAGTCCCAAGAGTAAATTCCCCTCGGATATAGATACCGACAAGCTGATACTTCCCGATCTGTCTTCGTTTACGTCAATTCGTTCCGTAATTTCGATGCAACCCTGCATGAAAAACAAAGGTAAAGCGAGCAGAAAAATGTGAATTCTCTTTAACCGTAGGTTCAATAGAATTGTTTTTGATTTGAAGCCTTATAACGATCAGGCGGGTAAAACATTACAAAAAGGCTGAATTGTGGTTAGTCAGGCATTTTTTAAGAGGGAGGCAATCTTTACTATCTCTTCAAAACTCTCCAGGTTGTGTTTGTTGGTGGCGTAGTACAATTGCCTGGCAAACTCAATCTGATGATGGGTTTGGGGAAATCTGAGATACTCTGGCCTGAGGTCGTCATTGCTGATCCTGATCCGGTCCAGGGCGTCGGCATCCTTTAGCAGAGCTACCGTCTTGTAATCTGGATGGTCTTTACTGATCTCATTATGCACGGAATGATTTGTAACAGCCAGTTTTATCGTCTCCAGCCCATCCCGTGTAACGCCAATGGTGAGGAACAAATCGCTGAACAGGGGTAGTTTACGTTGTGCCGACCAGGCCCCATGCGCCTGGCAGAATCCATCATGTTTTCGTGCCATGTCGTGAATAAAGGCAGCACAAAACGCCTCCCTGATCTCATGATTCAGGCTGGCCAGTTTTCCAAGTTCCAGTACATGAAGCATCACCCTGTAAGTATGATTGATCCCGTGCAACAGGCTGGGGTGGTCGAAGTGATCGGCCCGGACACAAAATTTATTATAGTGGTGATCAAGCATCAGAAAGACTATTATTATCTCATCATTTTTGTGTGCATCCCTATAATGACAATGACTGCAACCGCGATTGACATGTTGAGCGGGTCATACACCTTGAAAAAGAAAATCAGCACTGCAAGCATAATGGCCTGAGCGGATGCATAGAAATAAAACCCCATTTTTTTCATCAACCATAGCAAAATCAATCCAAAAAGGGAAATACTGAAGATAATCGCGCCGGAAAGTGTGATGGCAAGTGCTGTATAATCAGGGAGTAAAACCTGTTTAAAATATTGCTGTAAAACGTCCAGCACAATTTCCTTCGAAAATAACCCGACCACCATGACAATCAGCAGCAATACATTGTATGCAAAAGAGAAGATCAATAAAATTGACAGGCCCAGGGATCGTCGTTTATTCAGTTTCTCAACCGGCTTCATTTCAAGGTGATCTTGCTGTTCCATAGTAGTTTATTATAACTAACTCATTAATTTCAGAAATCTTGAATAGAACAAAATGAAGATGGCAGTTATTGACGCTTCCAGCAATGGAAAAGGAAACCCTTTTATGTAAACGACAGGTAGCAGCACCAGCATGATCTGTGAAGCAGTATAAAAATGGAATCCTATTTTCCGGAGTTGCCACATCAGGCTTGCACCCACCAATGATAAAAAATAGAGGATAAAGCCGGTGAGAAAAAAATTCCTTCCTGCTGATGCAAAAAGCTCCATTCCAGGCACTATGCTGCCAAATTCTTTCATCAACGGGAGTGCCTCTTCATAAGAAAAGTAAATCATCAGGAAAGAAATGTTACTCATTCCGCTTCCTATGAAAGTAAGGATACAGAGTGCAGTGAGCCAGTTAGGGCGTGTCTGCTTACCGCTGGGTTGTCCGTTTTCACCTTTAAGTTCATTCATTGCCTTTCCATCCCTCTTTTGTAAGTTTCAAGGTAGAGTCTGCGCCGTTCTAC from Bacteroidales bacterium includes these protein-coding regions:
- a CDS encoding lamin tail domain-containing protein; the encoded protein is WKVISVGAGGQEVEAFDSKNPLKVRNLTTLPCSIDENMVLTAESSPYLVNCNVTVEPAATLTIEEGVILLFEAATHLKVEGGFQVNGSKQNPVYIEPVANNGTFDSIVFMQPQHDILINHLMMTDGVIHAQNANVTLNHCELILRNKALVYQNVAYGHYYGNGIFTNSRLIGNHTGQGLEYGWCESVIIENSHFTDIDDPMEFISVYSGYVKNNIAINSNDDGIDFNNCKNMAIEGNQLYNCSDNGVTIGNEFNGPCENILIKNNLIVNCSIGITVKDGSTAVSSRNTLFGNQTGIKLWEKNPGLGGGLLAVENTIISSTAGIVLDIDDISICNLVYTLCDSELLEGAGNLLDDPKFQSATSFNFQLQPDSPCIDAGNPGSQADSDGTVADMGAFFFNQGSFNIVFNEINYKSSSEFDTGDWIELYNPDSIPANISGWEFKDEDDNHVFNIPYGTVIQPGGYLVLCNNSQLFEQKHPDLDCFIGDFEFGLSTNGELLRLFNNTGELIDQVNYGAELPWPEEPNGQGPTLELKNPFLDNSLPESWCASSSYGTPGEVNSCTVYTVVNNDLFPITTAVFPNPATGRTNVKVNHLKEGELTIQVFNSKAEQILNTRTMLHGTGESMIEIKLPSEAGIYLVRYAFIGAADNYTGSVKLLVY
- a CDS encoding HD domain-containing protein; protein product: MLDHHYNKFCVRADHFDHPSLLHGINHTYRVMLHVLELGKLASLNHEIREAFCAAFIHDMARKHDGFCQAHGAWSAQRKLPLFSDLFLTIGVTRDGLETIKLAVTNHSVHNEISKDHPDYKTVALLKDADALDRIRISNDDLRPEYLRFPQTHHQIEFARQLYYATNKHNLESFEEIVKIASLLKNA